From a region of the Oryza sativa Japonica Group chromosome 6, ASM3414082v1 genome:
- the LOC4341917 gene encoding probable receptor-like serine/threonine-protein kinase At5g57670, with protein sequence MRPLYLRSSGSFKKLLLSISHRGAKNGNGDAAAKERYTPAAAAAAPESPRKPAWRCFSYEEIHRATNAFHEGNLVGKGGSSEVYRGELPDGRAVAVKRLMGAWACERRERDFLAELGTVGHARHPNVCALLGCCVDRDLYLVFHFSGRGSVSANLHDEKKAPAMGWAVRRAIAVGTARGLEYLHKGCQRRIIHRDIKASNVLLTDDFQPQISDFGLAKWLPSEWTHRAIAPIEGTFGCLAPEYYTHGIVDEKTDVFAFGVFLLEIMTGRKPVDGSHKSLLSWARPFLNEGRIESLVDPRIGGDYDGEEARRLAFVASLCIRSSAKWRPSMTEVLELLEGVEIRQERWTMPEAVEDDDDEELWRFDDLDDEDDEDEEEFNTASPSSCSSSLSN encoded by the exons ATGAGGCCTCTGTACCTGCGCAGCAGCGGCAGCTTCAAGAAGCTGCTCCTCTCCATCAGCCACCGCGGCGCCAAGAACGGCaatggcgacgccgccgccaaggAGAGAtacacgcccgccgccgccgcggcggcgccggagtcgCCGCGGAAGCCGGCGTGGCGGTGCTTCTCCTACGAGGAGATCCACCGCGCCACGAACGCGTTCCACGAGGGCAACCTGGTGGGGAAGGGCGGGTCGTCGGAGGTGTACCGCGGCGAGCTCCCCGACGGGCGGGCCGTGGCGGTGAAGCGGCTGATGGGCGCGTGGGCGtgcgagcggcgggagcgcgACTTCCTGGCGGAGCTCGGCACGGTGGGGCACGCGCGCCACCCCAACGTGTGCGCCCTCCTCGGCTGCTGCGTCGACCGCGACCTCTACCTCGTCTTCCACTTCTCCGGCCGCGGCTCCGTCTCCGCCAACCTCCACG ACGAGAAGAAGGCGCCGGCGATGGGGTGGGCGGTGCGGCGCGCCATTGCCGTCGGCACGGCGAGGGGGCTGGAGTACCTGCACAAGGGGTGCCAGAGGAGGATCATCCACAGGGACATCAAGGCATCCAACGTGCTTCTCACCGACGACTTCCAGCCTCAG ATTTCCGATTTCGGGCTCGCCAAGTGGCTGCCGTCGGAGTGGACGCACCGGGCGATCGCCCCGATCGAAGGAACATTCGG GTGTTTGGCACCGGAGTACTACACGCATGGCATCGTCGACGAGAAGACGGACGTGTTCGCGTTCGGCGTCTTCCTCCTGGAGATCATGACCGGGAGAAAGCCGGTGGATGGCAGCCACAAGAGCTTGCTCAGCTGG GCGAGGCCGTTCCTGAACGAGGGGAGGATCGAGTCGCTGGTGGATCCGAGGATCGGCGGCGActacgacggcgaggaggcgcggcggctggcGTTCGTGGCGTCGCTGTGCATCCGCTCGTCGGCGAAGTGGAGGCCATCCATGACCGAG GTGCTGGAGCTGCTGGAAGGCGTCGAGATCCGGCAAGAACGGTGGACGATGCCCGAGGCagtggaggacgacgacgacgaggagctaTGGAGATTCGATGACCTGGATGACGAAGATGACGAAGATGAAGAGGAGTTCAACACTGCATCCCCATCTTCTTGCTCATCATCTTTGAGCAATTAG
- the LOC9266781 gene encoding replication protein A 32 kDa subunit C isoform X1 codes for MAAAASYFSGTALMPSQRSGAPAPEYSAAGTGAAAAPSPSKPRDPRFSGCVPATVLHISRSFAAALAADGGGDPVFSIDGVETTNVRVLGRVVSVVSRDTDVCFTLDDSTGKIPLVRWITDQSDTRDTSYIQEGVYVKVQVNLMGFQAKKQGLARSIRPINNFNEVVLHFIECMHVHLESVQSKMQRQLPPSVQTNEYTHVPSSGGVRDYQVHFTPQVNQGLPPAVQTNTSTYVPLLGGVRDHQAHFAQVNQGQFSPAVQANTSTHLPFSGGVGEHQIHFTPKVNQGQFPPSVQTNTSAHVPYSGGFREHQVHFTPPVNQGQFPPAVQTNLYNHAASSGGVREQVHLTQANQIFYFPAQFSAYSSTGGLQHDPQRMVLEALQQPDILALEHGAHVDELVRRTGMPKANIMGVVKHLAAAGFVYWTIDDNHVKSMCNG; via the exons atGGCCGCGGCCGCGTCCTACTTCTCCGGCACGGCGCTCATGCCATCGCAGCGCAGCGGGGCCCCCGCGCCGGAGTactccgccgccggcaccggcgccgccgccgctccttccccTTCCAAG CCGCGCGACCCCCGCTTCTCCGGATGCGTCCCCGCCACCGTGCTCCACATTTCCCggtccttcgccgccgcgctcgccgcggacGGTGGGGGCGACCCCGTCTTCTCCATCGACGGCGTCGAGACCACCAAC GTTAGGGTTTTGGGGAGGGTGGTGAGCGTGGTGAGCAGGGATACTGACGTGTGCTTCACTCTCGATGACAGCACCGGGAAGATCCCACTCGTTCGGTG GATCACTGATCAGTCGGATACTCGAGACACGTCTTACATTCA GGAGGGAGTGTATGTGAAGGTTCAAGTGAACCTCATGGGATTTCAAGCTAAGAAGCAGGGTCTTGCTCGATCTATCAG GCCTATTAACAATTTCAACGAAGTGGTGCTACATTTCATTGAGTGTATGCATGTGCATTTGGAAAGTGTTCAATCGAAG ATGCAAAGGCAACTCCCTCCTTCAGTCCAAACCAATGAATACACTCATGTGCCCTCATCTGGTGGAGTGAGGGATTACCAAGTTCATTTCACTCCTCAAGTAAACCAAGGACTACCCCCTGCAGTTCAAACAAATACATCTACTTATGTGCCTCTTTTGGGTGGAGTTAGAGATCATCAAGCTCATTTTGCTCAAGTAAACCAAGGGCAGTTTTCTCCGGCAGTTCAAGCAAACACATCTACCCATTTGCCTTTTTCTGGTGGAGTTGGAGAACATCAAATTCATTTTACTCCTAAAGTAAACCAAGGGCAATTTCCTCCATCAGTTCAAACAAACACATCTGCTCATGTGCCTTATTCTGGTGGATTTAGAGAACATCAAGTTCATTTTACACCTCCTGTAAACCAAGGGCAATTTCCTCCAGCAGTTCAAACAAACCTGTATAATCATGCGGCTTCTTCTGGTGGAGTGAGAGAACAAGTTCATCTTACTCAAGCAAACCAA ATCTTTTATTTCCCGGCCCAGTTTTCAGCTTACTCAAGCACTGGTGGACTACAGCATGACCCACAAAGAATGGTTTTGGAAGCTCTGCAGCAACCAGATATACT TGCTCTCGAACATGGAGCACACGTTGAtgaattggttagaagaactggaaTGCCCAAAGCAAACAttat GGGGGTTGTCAAGCATCTGGCTGCAGCAGGCTTCGTCTATTGGACCATTGATGACAATCATGTCAAGTCTATGTGTAATGGTTGA
- the LOC9266781 gene encoding replication protein A 32 kDa subunit C encodes MAAAASYFSGTALMPSQRSGAPAPEYSAAGTGAAAAPSPSKPRDPRFSGCVPATVLHISRSFAAALAADGGGDPVFSIDGVETTNVRVLGRVVSVVSRDTDVCFTLDDSTGKIPLVRWITDQSDTRDTSYIQEGVYVKVQVNLMGFQAKKQGLARSIRPINNFNEVVLHFIECMHVHLESVQSKMQRQLPPSVQTNEYTHVPSSGGVRDYQVHFTPQVNQGLPPAVQTNTSTYVPLLGGVRDHQAHFAQVNQGQFSPAVQANTSTHLPFSGGVGEHQIHFTPKVNQGQFPPSVQTNTSAHVPYSGGFREHQVHFTPPVNQGQFPPAVQTNLYNHAASSGGVREQVHLTQANQFSAYSSTGGLQHDPQRMVLEALQQPDILALEHGAHVDELVRRTGMPKANIMGVVKHLAAAGFVYWTIDDNHVKSMCNG; translated from the exons atGGCCGCGGCCGCGTCCTACTTCTCCGGCACGGCGCTCATGCCATCGCAGCGCAGCGGGGCCCCCGCGCCGGAGTactccgccgccggcaccggcgccgccgccgctccttccccTTCCAAG CCGCGCGACCCCCGCTTCTCCGGATGCGTCCCCGCCACCGTGCTCCACATTTCCCggtccttcgccgccgcgctcgccgcggacGGTGGGGGCGACCCCGTCTTCTCCATCGACGGCGTCGAGACCACCAAC GTTAGGGTTTTGGGGAGGGTGGTGAGCGTGGTGAGCAGGGATACTGACGTGTGCTTCACTCTCGATGACAGCACCGGGAAGATCCCACTCGTTCGGTG GATCACTGATCAGTCGGATACTCGAGACACGTCTTACATTCA GGAGGGAGTGTATGTGAAGGTTCAAGTGAACCTCATGGGATTTCAAGCTAAGAAGCAGGGTCTTGCTCGATCTATCAG GCCTATTAACAATTTCAACGAAGTGGTGCTACATTTCATTGAGTGTATGCATGTGCATTTGGAAAGTGTTCAATCGAAG ATGCAAAGGCAACTCCCTCCTTCAGTCCAAACCAATGAATACACTCATGTGCCCTCATCTGGTGGAGTGAGGGATTACCAAGTTCATTTCACTCCTCAAGTAAACCAAGGACTACCCCCTGCAGTTCAAACAAATACATCTACTTATGTGCCTCTTTTGGGTGGAGTTAGAGATCATCAAGCTCATTTTGCTCAAGTAAACCAAGGGCAGTTTTCTCCGGCAGTTCAAGCAAACACATCTACCCATTTGCCTTTTTCTGGTGGAGTTGGAGAACATCAAATTCATTTTACTCCTAAAGTAAACCAAGGGCAATTTCCTCCATCAGTTCAAACAAACACATCTGCTCATGTGCCTTATTCTGGTGGATTTAGAGAACATCAAGTTCATTTTACACCTCCTGTAAACCAAGGGCAATTTCCTCCAGCAGTTCAAACAAACCTGTATAATCATGCGGCTTCTTCTGGTGGAGTGAGAGAACAAGTTCATCTTACTCAAGCAAACCAA TTTTCAGCTTACTCAAGCACTGGTGGACTACAGCATGACCCACAAAGAATGGTTTTGGAAGCTCTGCAGCAACCAGATATACT TGCTCTCGAACATGGAGCACACGTTGAtgaattggttagaagaactggaaTGCCCAAAGCAAACAttat GGGGGTTGTCAAGCATCTGGCTGCAGCAGGCTTCGTCTATTGGACCATTGATGACAATCATGTCAAGTCTATGTGTAATGGTTGA